A DNA window from Stenotrophomonas sp. 57 contains the following coding sequences:
- a CDS encoding alpha/beta hydrolase, with product MLQTVEQETGVSPQWSVIWLHGLGADGNDFAPIVPELVRPHWPALRFVFPHAPVRPITINNGVPMRGWYDIVGMDFRSRADMAGVRESVAQLDALIAREIERGIAPEKIFLAGFSQGGAIILTAALSRTAPLAGLIALSTYLPEAESAKRVDGAVQVPVFMAHGSSDPVIPQAVAVHSAQALQALGLDVEWHSYPMAHQVCAEEIQALGDWLQERLGAA from the coding sequence ATGCTGCAAACGGTCGAACAGGAAACCGGCGTATCGCCGCAGTGGTCGGTGATCTGGCTGCACGGCCTCGGCGCCGACGGCAATGACTTCGCGCCGATCGTGCCCGAACTGGTACGCCCGCACTGGCCCGCGCTGCGCTTCGTGTTCCCGCACGCACCGGTGCGGCCGATCACGATCAACAACGGCGTGCCGATGCGCGGCTGGTACGACATCGTCGGCATGGATTTCCGCTCGCGCGCCGACATGGCCGGGGTGCGGGAATCGGTGGCACAGCTGGATGCGCTGATTGCGCGTGAGATCGAGCGCGGCATCGCGCCGGAGAAGATCTTCCTGGCCGGCTTCTCGCAGGGCGGCGCGATCATCCTCACCGCCGCACTGTCGCGCACTGCGCCACTGGCTGGCCTGATCGCACTGTCCACCTATCTGCCGGAAGCCGAGAGCGCCAAGCGCGTTGACGGTGCGGTGCAGGTGCCGGTGTTCATGGCCCATGGCAGCAGCGACCCGGTGATTCCGCAGGCGGTGGCCGTACACAGCGCGCAGGCCCTGCAGGCGCTGGGCCTGGACGTGGAATGGCACAGCTACCCGATGGCCCACCAGGTCTGCGCTGAAGAGATCCAGGCGCTGGGTGACTGGTTGCAGGAACGGCTGGGCGCCGCCTGA
- the mdoH gene encoding glucans biosynthesis glucosyltransferase MdoH — MGGQTIHAEADAPRLDAGWALLPAESPLPMPEQTLREGALKVRRHRTSPRLIGLRRFYIFGGTLAMTAIATRMMWRVLSANGISVLEACLLVLFVGLFAWIALSFASALAGFLTAVFDRGYRLGIDPDKPLPTVHSRTALLMPTYNEDPRRLLAGLQAIYESVAATGQLERFDFFVLSDTRREDIAAAEEQVFAELRDRVPDGQTRLFYRRRGDNSGRKAGNIADWVRRFGGAYPQMLILDADSLMTGDSIVRLVAGMEHNADVGLIQTLPSVIGGRTLFARMQQFGGRVYGPVIARGVAWWHGAESNYWGHNAIIRTRAFADHAGLPALPGRKPFGGHVLSHDFVEAALMRRGGWAAHMVPYLGGSYEEGPPTLTDLLVRDRRWCQGNLQHGKVVGSRGLHWISRTHMLIGIGHYFTAPMWAMLMLIGIAIPLFQEGIDFNALLHLSPSVYWRAQDEEQVVRLFAATMAVLLLPKVLGYLAMLLDPVDRRGCGGAIRAFVSMLVETVLAALMAPVVMYVQSRGVAEVLSGRDSGWDAQQRDDGGISWMALVRGYGGLGVFGAFMGLVAWAVSPSLAAWMAPVVIGMVLAVPVVALTSSRGPGAFLHRLGLLDIPEENIPPTVLVRAAQLRREAAEQPPLY; from the coding sequence ATGGGGGGGCAAACCATCCACGCAGAAGCGGATGCACCCCGGCTCGACGCCGGCTGGGCGCTGCTGCCCGCCGAATCACCGCTGCCGATGCCCGAGCAGACCCTGCGCGAGGGTGCGCTGAAGGTCCGTCGCCACCGAACCTCGCCACGCCTGATCGGCCTGCGCCGGTTCTACATCTTCGGCGGCACCCTGGCCATGACCGCCATCGCCACCCGCATGATGTGGCGGGTGCTGTCGGCCAATGGCATCAGCGTGCTGGAAGCGTGCCTGCTGGTGCTGTTCGTTGGCCTGTTCGCCTGGATCGCGCTGTCCTTCGCCAGCGCCCTGGCCGGCTTCCTGACCGCCGTGTTCGACCGTGGCTATCGCCTCGGCATCGACCCGGACAAGCCGCTGCCGACCGTGCACAGCCGCACCGCGCTGCTGATGCCCACCTACAACGAAGATCCGCGGCGCCTGCTGGCGGGCCTGCAGGCGATCTACGAATCGGTGGCGGCCACCGGCCAGCTCGAACGCTTCGACTTCTTCGTGCTCAGCGATACCCGACGCGAGGATATTGCCGCGGCCGAGGAACAGGTCTTCGCCGAACTGCGCGACCGCGTGCCGGACGGGCAGACGCGCCTGTTCTATCGCCGTCGCGGCGACAACAGCGGACGCAAGGCCGGCAACATCGCCGACTGGGTGCGCCGTTTCGGTGGCGCCTACCCGCAGATGCTGATCCTCGACGCCGACAGCCTGATGACCGGCGACAGCATCGTGCGCCTGGTGGCCGGCATGGAGCACAACGCCGATGTCGGCCTGATCCAGACCCTGCCGTCGGTGATCGGCGGCCGCACCCTGTTCGCCCGCATGCAGCAGTTCGGTGGCCGCGTGTACGGCCCGGTGATCGCCCGGGGCGTGGCCTGGTGGCATGGCGCCGAGAGCAACTACTGGGGCCACAACGCGATCATCCGCACCCGTGCCTTCGCCGACCACGCCGGCCTGCCGGCGCTGCCGGGGCGCAAGCCGTTCGGCGGCCACGTGCTCAGCCATGATTTCGTCGAAGCGGCGCTGATGCGGCGTGGCGGCTGGGCCGCGCACATGGTGCCGTACCTGGGCGGCAGCTACGAAGAAGGCCCGCCGACGCTGACCGACCTGCTGGTGCGCGACCGCCGCTGGTGCCAGGGCAACCTGCAGCACGGCAAGGTGGTCGGCAGCCGCGGCCTGCACTGGATCAGCCGCACGCACATGCTGATCGGCATCGGCCATTACTTCACCGCGCCGATGTGGGCGATGCTGATGCTGATCGGCATCGCCATTCCGTTGTTCCAGGAGGGCATCGACTTCAACGCCCTGCTGCACCTGTCCCCCAGCGTGTACTGGCGTGCCCAGGACGAGGAACAGGTGGTGCGCCTGTTCGCCGCGACCATGGCGGTGCTGCTGCTGCCCAAGGTGCTGGGCTACCTGGCGATGCTGCTGGACCCGGTCGACCGCCGTGGCTGTGGCGGCGCGATCCGCGCGTTCGTGTCGATGCTGGTGGAAACCGTTCTGGCCGCGCTGATGGCGCCGGTGGTGATGTACGTGCAGTCGCGCGGCGTGGCCGAAGTGCTGTCCGGGCGCGATTCCGGCTGGGACGCACAGCAGCGTGACGATGGTGGCATCTCGTGGATGGCCCTGGTCCGCGGCTACGGCGGGCTGGGCGTGTTCGGTGCCTTCATGGGCCTGGTGGCCTGGGCGGTATCGCCGTCGCTGGCGGCCTGGATGGCGCCGGTGGTGATCGGCATGGTGCTGGCGGTGCCGGTGGTCGCCCTGACGTCCTCGCGCGGCCCCGGTGCCTTCCTGCATCGCCTGGGCCTGCTCGACATTCCCGAGGAGAACATTCCGCCGACGGTGCTGGTGCGCGCCGCCCAGCTGCGCCGGGAAGCGGCCGAGCAACCGCCGCTGTACTGA
- a CDS encoding TonB-dependent receptor: MSQLSRSRSARLPRTRLASALATACLLTVPGLAAAEASADASTKDLDTVVVTASGNQQWIKDAPASISVISREDIARQPVHDLATLLSRVPGVTGGLSAVGEQSKIKLRGMPSNYTLVLVDGKRMGSSASTHYRPDLGRQDLNWISPDQIERIEVVRGPMSSLYGSDAMGGVINIITRRIGDEWNGSATHSYTRPADDKRGDTQQIGATFSGPLGERFGLRVGANSMRRDSDQSNGGVYGNAYAGEKDRNVDALLQWTLSDAQELSLEAGHGVQQAFIDASLEKQDEGAWGASELKRSSLALNHDGKWSFGNSKISAYWTKYKNDIGATGRSEATDTIIEGSLTTPFTLGVEHQFAVGGQWKRQELTNTDTIGRAPIDYAGNAVSGSDLEVDTWALFVEDELKLHRTLALTLGARLDHHGKFGGHVSPRAYLVWHPAEQWTIRGGISKGFRAPSLTENSATAATQSGGRGCTSLIPLGYTRGGCYMAGNPDLDPETSTNREIGISFDNDLVDAGLTYFHTDFRNKIEYAPLGRFNGIWWTRMSNVQRARTSGMEGNLNFRFGEHWRWRTSATWMKEAKNLTTGRNLIDTPEFSGYSSLDWTPGTVFSSSLSAQYTGKQTGTATTFLKAYTLYDLTAAWNVNEVLTLRGGVSNLADKKLYAEGSTDYFVAGRSYFLSMTARF; the protein is encoded by the coding sequence ATGTCCCAGCTGTCCCGTTCCCGTTCCGCGCGCCTGCCGCGCACTCGCCTGGCCAGTGCCCTGGCCACCGCCTGCCTGCTGACCGTGCCCGGCCTTGCCGCCGCCGAGGCCAGCGCCGATGCCTCCACCAAGGACCTGGATACCGTGGTGGTGACCGCTTCGGGCAACCAGCAATGGATCAAGGATGCGCCGGCCAGCATCAGCGTGATCAGCCGCGAGGACATCGCGCGCCAGCCGGTGCACGACCTGGCCACCCTGCTCAGCCGTGTGCCGGGCGTGACCGGCGGCCTCAGCGCCGTCGGCGAGCAGTCCAAGATCAAGCTGCGCGGCATGCCGTCCAACTACACGCTGGTGCTGGTGGACGGCAAGCGCATGGGCAGTTCGGCGTCGACCCACTACCGGCCGGACCTTGGCCGACAGGACCTGAACTGGATTTCGCCCGACCAGATCGAGCGCATCGAAGTGGTGCGCGGGCCGATGTCGTCGCTGTACGGTTCCGATGCCATGGGCGGCGTGATCAACATCATCACCCGGCGCATCGGCGATGAATGGAACGGCAGCGCGACGCACAGTTATACCCGCCCCGCCGATGACAAGCGCGGTGACACCCAGCAGATCGGCGCCACGTTCTCCGGCCCGCTCGGCGAACGCTTTGGCCTGCGCGTCGGTGCCAACAGCATGCGCCGCGACTCGGACCAGTCCAACGGTGGTGTCTACGGCAACGCCTACGCCGGCGAGAAGGATCGCAATGTCGACGCGCTGCTGCAGTGGACGCTCAGCGACGCGCAGGAACTGTCGCTGGAAGCCGGCCATGGCGTGCAGCAGGCCTTCATCGACGCCTCGCTGGAAAAGCAGGATGAAGGCGCCTGGGGTGCCAGCGAACTCAAGCGCAGCTCGCTGGCGCTCAACCACGATGGCAAGTGGAGCTTCGGCAATTCGAAGATCAGTGCGTACTGGACCAAGTACAAGAACGACATCGGTGCTACCGGCCGTTCCGAAGCGACCGATACGATCATCGAAGGCAGCCTGACCACGCCATTCACCCTCGGTGTTGAACATCAGTTCGCCGTGGGCGGCCAGTGGAAGCGCCAGGAGCTGACCAACACCGACACCATCGGCCGCGCGCCGATCGACTATGCCGGCAATGCCGTCAGCGGCTCCGATCTGGAAGTGGATACGTGGGCCCTGTTCGTCGAAGACGAGCTGAAACTGCACCGCACCCTGGCGCTGACCCTGGGCGCGCGCCTGGACCATCATGGGAAGTTTGGCGGCCATGTCAGTCCGCGCGCCTACCTGGTCTGGCACCCGGCCGAACAATGGACGATCCGTGGTGGCATTTCCAAGGGCTTCCGCGCGCCCAGCCTGACCGAGAACTCCGCCACCGCCGCCACCCAGTCCGGTGGCCGTGGCTGCACCTCGCTGATCCCACTGGGCTATACGCGCGGCGGCTGCTACATGGCCGGCAATCCGGACCTGGACCCGGAAACCAGTACCAACCGCGAGATCGGCATCAGCTTCGACAACGACCTGGTCGATGCCGGCCTGACCTACTTCCATACCGACTTCAGGAACAAGATCGAGTACGCCCCGCTGGGCAGGTTCAACGGCATCTGGTGGACGCGCATGAGCAACGTGCAGCGCGCGCGCACCAGCGGCATGGAGGGCAACCTCAATTTCCGCTTCGGCGAGCACTGGCGCTGGCGCACCTCGGCCACCTGGATGAAGGAAGCCAAGAACCTGACCACCGGCCGCAACCTGATCGACACACCGGAATTCTCTGGTTATTCGTCGCTGGACTGGACGCCCGGCACGGTGTTTTCCAGCAGCCTGTCGGCGCAGTACACCGGCAAGCAGACCGGCACGGCGACGACCTTCCTCAAGGCCTACACGCTGTATGACCTGACCGCGGCCTGGAACGTCAACGAGGTGCTGACCCTGCGTGGCGGTGTCAGCAACCTGGCCGACAAGAAGCTGTATGCGGAAGGCTCCACCGACTACTTCGTGGCCGGGCGCAGCTACTTCCTCAGCATGACCGCGCGGTTCTGA
- a CDS encoding DUF2628 domain-containing protein produces the protein MNTVDLSRFSPKWQFRFNFFQQHGAPKEPGFKQAWKALSFGDRLKVNINFFAFFFGFIYLLILGMWRKALVVIGIGIVLTIVSLFLPDVVARPLFIAMNFLVASSTNYSYYLEQVKGRASWNPFEGMF, from the coding sequence ATGAACACAGTCGACCTCTCCCGCTTCAGCCCGAAGTGGCAGTTCCGCTTCAACTTCTTCCAGCAGCACGGCGCACCCAAGGAACCGGGTTTCAAGCAGGCCTGGAAGGCGTTGTCCTTCGGCGACCGCCTGAAGGTCAACATCAACTTCTTCGCCTTCTTCTTCGGCTTCATCTACCTGCTCATCCTGGGCATGTGGCGCAAGGCACTGGTGGTGATCGGCATCGGCATCGTGCTGACCATCGTCTCGCTGTTCCTGCCGGATGTCGTCGCGCGTCCACTGTTCATCGCCATGAACTTCCTGGTTGCTTCAAGCACCAACTACAGCTACTACCTGGAGCAGGTGAAGGGTCGCGCCAGCTGGAACCCCTTCGAAGGGATGTTCTGA
- a CDS encoding methyl-accepting chemotaxis protein: MPSSRSAAARRPGSIAHKLMLGTAVIALLCFGLTAFLIYRQASASLIDASRQTMTSEANAEARQVAADLGTAFASNDAMVEAVLAQRARGDVPDRASLAAVIGEQLRTHPEWLGKSTMWEANAFDGKDAEFANTEMHDASGRYMSYWAWHDGKPQQSTMTDYTEAADGSADWYVVPSRDKLPKVSEPYAYDIAGQQVLMSTLSTPIVENGTFLGVFTVDFSLAALQKHLATLTPMGAGRVELLSPKGVVLASANAAEIGKPRSDALTRSMLADIAADRRFEAFTPDAAGNVRVYVPLRVGDAPQRFALGVVMPHAVIVAEARQLLWLTLLVGVVAALTLSAGVYVLLRRLAIRPLAEAVRVAGDVAAGKLDSTLPARSNDEVGRLLEAMQGMRGQLQAVMAAQAEMARRHDAGELSYRMDASAFPGEYGRMVADSNQLVASSNAVTQRLVEVMQRYAVGDLSVDMEALPGEKAVFTAAMATTKHNLAAINEQIQQLAAAAAAGDFAVRGDALRFDHDFRRMVQTLNTMMEVSDHNLAELSTLLRAIAAGDLSARMQGDFHGVFAVMRDDANSTVQQLTGIVGQIQQSAASIRLAAGEIAAGNSDLSRRTEQQAANLEETAASMEELTSTVRQNADHALQANTLAGSAAGVASEGGQVVSQVVQTMEQIEASSQRIAEIISVIDGIAFQTNILALNAAVEAARAGEQGRGFAVVASEVRALAQRSAGAAKEIKELIDASVAQVGAGAQLVHGAGRTMQEIVGQVGRVNEIMAEISAASREQSAGIEQVNQTVVQMDETTQQNAALVEEASAAARAMEEQAEQLAVAVSRFRLQAEPVAVARRAA, encoded by the coding sequence ATGCCTTCTTCCCGTTCCGCCGCTGCCCGCCGCCCGGGCAGCATCGCCCACAAGCTGATGCTGGGTACCGCCGTCATCGCGCTGCTGTGCTTCGGCCTGACGGCGTTCCTGATCTATCGCCAGGCCAGCGCCAGCCTGATCGATGCCTCGCGCCAGACCATGACCAGCGAGGCCAATGCCGAGGCGCGCCAGGTCGCGGCCGACCTGGGCACCGCCTTCGCCAGCAACGATGCGATGGTTGAAGCCGTGCTGGCCCAGCGCGCGCGCGGCGACGTTCCCGACCGCGCCAGCCTGGCCGCGGTGATTGGCGAGCAGCTGCGCACCCACCCCGAATGGCTGGGCAAGAGCACCATGTGGGAGGCCAACGCCTTCGATGGCAAGGATGCCGAGTTCGCCAATACCGAGATGCACGATGCCAGCGGCCGCTACATGAGCTACTGGGCCTGGCACGACGGCAAGCCGCAGCAGTCGACCATGACCGACTACACCGAAGCCGCCGACGGTTCGGCCGACTGGTACGTGGTGCCCAGCCGCGACAAGCTGCCCAAGGTCAGCGAGCCCTACGCCTACGACATCGCCGGCCAGCAGGTGCTGATGAGCACGTTGAGCACGCCGATCGTGGAGAACGGCACGTTCCTCGGTGTGTTCACCGTGGACTTCTCGCTGGCGGCGCTGCAGAAGCATCTGGCGACGCTGACGCCGATGGGCGCTGGCCGCGTCGAACTGCTCTCGCCCAAGGGCGTAGTGCTGGCATCGGCCAATGCGGCCGAGATCGGCAAGCCGCGCAGCGACGCATTGACCCGCAGCATGCTGGCCGACATTGCCGCCGACCGCAGGTTTGAAGCCTTCACCCCGGACGCGGCCGGCAACGTACGCGTGTACGTGCCGCTGCGCGTGGGCGATGCCCCGCAGCGCTTCGCGCTGGGCGTGGTGATGCCGCATGCGGTGATCGTTGCCGAGGCCCGCCAGCTGCTGTGGCTGACCCTGCTGGTTGGCGTGGTGGCCGCGCTGACCCTCAGCGCCGGTGTCTACGTGCTGCTGCGCCGCCTGGCGATCCGCCCGCTGGCCGAAGCCGTGCGCGTGGCGGGCGACGTGGCCGCCGGCAAGCTGGACAGCACGCTGCCGGCACGCAGCAACGATGAAGTGGGCCGCTTGCTGGAGGCGATGCAGGGCATGCGTGGCCAGCTGCAGGCCGTGATGGCCGCGCAGGCGGAAATGGCGCGCCGCCACGATGCCGGCGAGCTCAGCTACCGCATGGACGCCTCGGCGTTCCCGGGCGAGTACGGCCGCATGGTGGCCGACAGCAACCAGCTGGTGGCCTCCAGCAATGCGGTCACCCAGCGCCTGGTCGAGGTGATGCAGCGCTACGCCGTAGGTGACCTCAGCGTGGACATGGAAGCACTGCCGGGCGAGAAGGCAGTGTTCACCGCCGCCATGGCCACCACCAAGCACAACCTGGCCGCGATCAATGAGCAGATCCAGCAACTGGCGGCTGCGGCGGCCGCCGGCGACTTCGCGGTGCGCGGTGATGCGCTGCGCTTCGACCACGATTTCCGCCGCATGGTGCAGACCCTCAACACCATGATGGAGGTGAGCGACCACAACCTGGCCGAGCTGTCGACGCTGCTGCGCGCGATTGCCGCAGGCGACCTGAGCGCGCGCATGCAGGGCGACTTCCACGGTGTGTTCGCGGTGATGCGCGATGATGCCAACAGCACCGTGCAGCAGCTGACGGGGATCGTCGGGCAGATCCAGCAGTCGGCGGCCAGCATCCGCCTGGCGGCGGGTGAGATTGCTGCCGGTAACAGCGACCTGTCGCGCCGCACCGAACAGCAGGCGGCCAACCTGGAAGAAACGGCCGCGTCGATGGAGGAGTTGACCTCCACCGTGCGCCAGAACGCCGACCACGCGCTGCAGGCCAACACCCTGGCCGGCTCCGCAGCGGGCGTGGCCAGCGAAGGTGGCCAGGTGGTCAGCCAGGTGGTGCAGACGATGGAGCAGATCGAAGCATCGTCGCAGCGCATCGCCGAGATCATCTCGGTGATCGACGGTATCGCGTTCCAGACCAACATCCTGGCGTTGAACGCGGCGGTGGAAGCCGCGCGGGCCGGTGAGCAGGGCCGCGGCTTCGCCGTGGTCGCCAGCGAGGTGCGCGCGCTGGCCCAGCGCTCGGCGGGTGCCGCGAAGGAAATCAAGGAGCTGATCGATGCTTCGGTGGCCCAGGTCGGTGCCGGAGCGCAGCTGGTGCACGGCGCCGGCCGCACGATGCAGGAGATCGTCGGCCAGGTCGGGCGGGTCAACGAGATCATGGCCGAGATCTCGGCCGCCTCTCGCGAACAGTCAGCCGGCATCGAGCAGGTCAACCAGACCGTGGTGCAGATGGATGAGACTACCCAGCAGAACGCCGCGCTGGTGGAGGAAGCCAGCGCTGCGGCACGCGCGATGGAAGAGCAGGCCGAGCAACTGGCGGTGGCGGTCTCGCGCTTCCGCCTGCAGGCCGAGCCGGTGGCCGTGGCACGCCGCGCGGCCTGA
- a CDS encoding NAD(P)-dependent oxidoreductase, with product MKILLTGSSGRIGRAIFGALAAAHEVVGLDRSPFATTRIIADVTDHQAVVRAVQGVDAVIHTAALHAPHVGLVPDTVFQQINVDATAHLLQAAREAGARRFVLTSTTALYGHAVVAGGCRWIDEDTEPLPRTIYHRTKLQAEALAEAAAAPEFSVRVLRMGRCFPEPPERMAMFRLHRGIDARDVASAHAALLLDEGAAFDRYIACAATPFRREDCLELATQPRNVLARRVPQLLAEFERRGWPLPLSVDRVYDSARIRRELGWQPRFGPDDVLQQYASGSIEVLPRAEWIRDRVAE from the coding sequence ATGAAGATTCTGTTGACCGGCAGTTCCGGGCGGATCGGGCGCGCGATCTTCGGTGCGTTGGCGGCTGCCCATGAAGTGGTGGGCCTGGATCGCAGCCCGTTTGCCACCACGCGCATCATTGCCGATGTCACCGATCATCAGGCCGTCGTACGCGCGGTGCAGGGCGTCGACGCGGTCATCCATACCGCGGCCCTGCATGCCCCGCACGTTGGCCTGGTACCGGATACGGTGTTCCAGCAGATCAACGTGGACGCCACTGCGCACCTGCTGCAGGCGGCGCGCGAAGCCGGTGCTCGGCGCTTCGTGCTGACCAGTACCACGGCGCTGTACGGCCATGCCGTGGTGGCGGGGGGGTGCCGATGGATCGACGAGGATACCGAGCCGTTGCCGCGCACGATCTACCACCGCACCAAACTGCAGGCCGAGGCCCTGGCTGAAGCCGCCGCTGCGCCGGAGTTCAGTGTGCGCGTGCTGCGGATGGGGCGCTGCTTCCCGGAACCGCCGGAGCGGATGGCGATGTTCCGCCTGCACCGCGGCATTGACGCGCGTGACGTGGCCAGCGCGCATGCGGCGTTGCTGCTCGATGAGGGCGCGGCCTTCGACCGCTACATCGCCTGCGCGGCGACACCGTTCCGGCGCGAGGACTGCCTGGAGCTGGCCACCCAGCCGCGCAACGTGTTGGCCCGGCGCGTGCCGCAGTTGCTGGCCGAGTTCGAGCGCCGTGGCTGGCCGTTGCCGCTGAGCGTCGATCGCGTCTACGACAGTGCCCGTATCCGCAGGGAGCTGGGCTGGCAGCCGCGCTTCGGGCCGGACGACGTGCTGCAGCAGTACGCCTCAGGCAGCATCGAAGTGTTGCCACGCGCGGAGTGGATCAGGGACCGGGTGGCCGAGTAG
- a CDS encoding KGG domain-containing protein — protein sequence MTEQNHRSNRGFASMDQAKQRAIAAKGGRAAHASGNAHEFSPDEARAAGRKGGEAISRDRQHMAAIGREGGHARHANARQQQQQQQAGHGAEDPHHQQR from the coding sequence ATGACTGAGCAGAATCACCGCTCCAACCGGGGCTTCGCCTCGATGGACCAGGCCAAGCAGCGCGCGATCGCTGCCAAAGGCGGGCGTGCCGCGCATGCTTCCGGCAATGCGCATGAGTTCAGCCCCGACGAGGCACGCGCGGCAGGCCGCAAGGGCGGCGAGGCGATCAGCCGTGATCGGCAGCACATGGCCGCGATCGGACGTGAAGGTGGGCATGCCCGCCACGCCAATGCCCGCCAGCAGCAACAGCAACAGCAAGCCGGGCATGGCGCAGAGGATCCACATCACCAGCAGCGGTGA
- a CDS encoding VOC family protein: MAVKRIVANIATPEPERAAAFYGELLGMPVVMDHGWIVTHGGQGSALAQVSFASEGGSGTPVPDLSIEVDDLQQVLERMRAAGVALEYGPADEPWGVRRFFVRDPFGRLLNILAHA; the protein is encoded by the coding sequence ATGGCCGTCAAACGCATCGTTGCCAACATCGCCACACCGGAACCCGAACGGGCCGCTGCCTTCTACGGCGAGCTGCTCGGCATGCCAGTGGTGATGGACCATGGCTGGATCGTCACCCATGGCGGGCAGGGCAGTGCACTGGCGCAGGTCAGTTTTGCCAGTGAGGGCGGTTCCGGCACGCCGGTGCCGGACCTGTCGATCGAGGTGGACGACCTGCAGCAGGTGCTGGAGCGCATGCGTGCGGCTGGTGTCGCGCTGGAGTATGGCCCGGCCGACGAACCCTGGGGCGTGCGCCGCTTCTTCGTCCGCGATCCCTTCGGGCGGCTGCTGAACATCCTCGCTCACGCCTGA